The following proteins are encoded in a genomic region of Fusarium oxysporum f. sp. lycopersici 4287 chromosome 1, whole genome shotgun sequence:
- a CDS encoding replication factor C subunit 2, producing the protein MASFFDLKARKAAAAANGNADQKQDKPSNARTQPWVEKYRPKTLSDVTAQDHTVDVLQRTLQSSNLPHMLFYGPPGTGKTSTVLALAKELYGPDMIKSRVLELNASDERGISIVREKVKNFARMQLTNPAPGYKDKYPCPPFKIIILDEADSMTQDAQSALRRTMETYSKITRFCLICNYVTRIIDPLASRCSKFRFKSLDQSNAKRRLKEIAEKEGVALEDGAVDALIKCSEGDLRKAITFLQSAARLVSANAPDKEAEGDEVMDVDKKAVTVKIVEDIAGVIPDTTIDDLVKAIRPKRSGSSYQIISDVVEKLVADGWSAGQVVNQLYQALTYDETIPDAQKNKIVLVFSEVDKRLVDGADEHLSILDLSVRISNIMSKK; encoded by the exons ATGGCTAGCTTTTTTGACCTCAAGGCCAGAAAGGCAGCAGCGGCAGCCAACGGTAACGCTGACCAGAAGCAAGATAAACCTTCAAATGCTCGAACTCAACCCTGGGTCGAGAAATA CCGGCCAAAGACCCTCAGCGATGTTACTGCTCAAGATCATACCGTTGATGTGCTCCAACGGACACTGCAGTCCTCCAAC CTCCCTCACATGCTGTTTTACGGGCCTCCCGGGACAGGTAAAACTTCGACAGTTCTGGCACTCGCCAAGGAACTATACGGCCCCGATATGATAAAATCGAGAGTGCTCGAGCTCAATGCCTCCGACGAGCGTGGTATCTCCATCGTCCGAGAAAAGGTCAAGAACTTTGCGCGAATGCAATTGACCAACCCGGCCCCCGGCTACAAGGACAAATACCCTTGCCCTCCTTTCAAGATCATTATCCTCGACGAGGCCGACTCCATGACACAAGACGCCCAAAGTGCGCTGCGACGAACCATGGAAACATACAGCAAGATTACTCGATTCTGTCTCATTTGCAACTATGTGACTCGAATTATCGACCCGCTTGCCAGCCGATGCAGCAAATTTCGATTCAAGAGTCTCGATCAGAGCAATGCAAAGAGGCGACTGAAGGAGATTGCAGAGAAGGAGGGCGTAGCACTTGAGGatggtgctgttgatgcaCTCATCAAGTGCAGCGAGGGTGATCTTCGAAAAGCCATTACCTTCTTGCAAAGTGCTGCTCGGCTCGTTAGCGCTAATGCCCCTGACAAGGAGGCCGAGGGTGACGAGGTGATGGATGTGGACAAGAAGGCGGTCACAGTCAAGATTGTTGAGGATATTGCTGGTGTCATTCCGGACACGACCATCGATGATCTCGTCAAAGCAATACGTCCGAAGAGGTCAGGATCCTCCTACCAGATCATTTcggatgttgttgagaagctaGTTGCAGATGGCTGGAGCGCAGGTCAAGTGGTCAACCAA CTCTACCAAGCCTTGACCTATGACGAGACGATACCCGATGCgcagaagaacaagatcGTGTTGGTTTTCTCAGAAGTTGACAAGCGACTAGTAGATGGAGCAGATGAACATCTCTCTATTCTCGATCTGTCAGTGAGGATATCAAATATTATGTCGAAGAAGTGA